From Micromonospora auratinigra:
CGTCCGGGTGGAGGAGTTCTTCCCGCTGCGGGCGGGGGAGCGGGTCCAGCTCGACGACGGCGGCACCGCCGACGTGTGGACCGAGTGGCTGCACGCCGAGGGCGCCGAGGTGCTCGCCTCGTACGCCGACGGGCCACTGCCCGGGGTGCCGGCGCTGACCCGGCACCGGGTCGGCGACGGGGTCGCCTGGTACGCCGGCACCCGGCTCGACGAGGCGGCCACCGACCGGTTGGTCGCCCGGCTGCTCGACGCGGCCGGGGTCCGCCCGCCGGTGGCCGCCCCGCCCGGGGTGGAGGTGGTCCGTCGGCGCGGCGCCGACGACCGCAGCTGGCTGTTCGTCGTCAATCACACCGACGCCGAGGCCCGCCTCGCCGCCACCGGCACCGAACTGCTCGGCGGCGGGCCCTGCGCCGGGGAGCTGGTGGTGCCGGCCGGCGAGGTGGCGGTGGTCCGCGAGGAGGAGGTCTGATGCTCGCCCAGCAACGGCAGAGCGCCATCCTGGAGCTGATCCGCCAGCGCGGCGGCGTCCGGGTCAGCCACCTGGTCAGCCGCTTCGGGGTGTCGGACATGACGATCCGGCGGGACCTGGAGGCCCTTGCCGAGCGCGGGCTGGTCGACAAGGTCCACGGGGGAGCGACCCTGGCCGGCCCCGGCTCGGCCGACGAGCCGGGCTTCGCGGCCAAGTCGATCCGGCAGCAGGACGAGAAGCGGGCCATCGCCGAGCGGGCGGTCGAGCTGGTCGAGCCCGGCATGGCCGTCGCGCTCTCCGCCGGCACCACCACGGCCGCGCTCGCCGCCCGGCTCGCCGAGGTACGCGGCCTGACCGTGGTCACCAACTCGATCCCGGTCGCCGACGTGCTCTACCAGAGCCCCCGGCCGGACCAGACCGTCGTGCTCACCGGCGGGATCCGCACCCCGTCGGACGCGTTGACCGGGCCGGTCGCCGAGGCGGCCATCGCCACCCTCAACGTGGACCTGCTCTTCCTCGGCGTGCACGGGATGAGCCCACGGACCGGCTTCACCACCCCCAACCTGCTGGAGGCGGCGGTCAACCGGCGGCTGATCGCCGCGGCCCGGCGGCTGGTCGTGCTGGCCGACCACACCAAGTGGGAGACGATCGGCATCGCCACCATCGCCCCGCTGGCCGAGGCCGACCTGCTGATCACCGACGGCGGCCTGCCGCCGGAGGCCCGTCGGCTGGTCGGTGAGCAGGTCGGCGAGCTGATCGTGGTCGAGGCCGGCTGAGCGCCTTTCAGGCACTTCACAGCCGCCCAGGTTAGGGTGCCCTTGGTGGCACCGCGCGCTCCACCGTGGAGCGTGCCGGCGGTGGAAGCGGGAGTGGTGATGGTCTTCAAGAAGATGCTGAGCGCGTTCGGGGTCGGCGGTCCGAGCGTGGACACGGTGCTGACCAACCCGAACACCCGGCCGGGCCTGACCCTCGACGGGCACGTCAACCTGGTCGGCGGCGAGGCGCCGGCGAGCATCGAGCACATCGCCGTCGGCCTGGTCACCCGGGTCGAGATCGAGAGCGGCGACACCGAGTACGCGGGCGTCATGGAGTTCCACCGGATGCCGGTCAGCGGCGCGTTCGAGCTGGCCCCCAAGCAGCAGCTGTCGATCCCGTTCCAGCTCCCGGTGCCCTGGGAGACCCCGGTCACCGACGTGTACGGCCAGCGGCTGCACGGCATGACCATGGGGCTGCGCACCGAGCTGGCGGTGGCCCGCGCGGTGGACAAGAGTGACCTGGACCAGGTCAACGTGCACCCGCTGCCGGTGCACGAGCGGATCCTCGACGCCTTCCAGGCGCTCGGCTTCCGGTTCAAGCACGCCGACCTGGAGCGCGGGCACATCCGGGGCGTGCAGCAGACGCTGCCGTTCTACCAGGAGATCGAGTTCTTCGCCGCGCCGCAGTACGCCCGCACGGTCAACGAGGTCGAGCTGACCTTCGTGACCAGCCAGCAGGGCGTCGAGGTGGTGCTGGAGTGCGACAAGCGCGGCGGCTTCCTCAGCTCGGGGCACGACACCTTCGGCCGGTACGCGGTGCCGCACGCCGACGCCGGGCGCACCGACTGGGTCCAGGTGGTCGACGGCTGGTTGCGGGAGACCACCTCCCGCTTCGGCAGCATGCGCGGGCACGGCTTCGCCGCCCCGCACGGGCACCACGGCCGGCCCGGCTCCGGCATGGGCGGCATGGTGGCGGGCGCGGCGCTGGGCGTCGCCGGTGGCATGGTGGCCGGTGAGTTGATCGAGGACGCCTTCGAGGGCGACTTCGGCGACTTCGGCGGCGACTTCGAGTAGGCGTGACGCGACGGTGGCCCCGGGAACGTTCCCGGGGCCACCGTCGTGCTCAGGTCTCGCCCGCTCAGCGTCGGGCCTGCCGCTCGGCGCCGCTGCGGAAGTTGCTGCCGGCCTTGGCCAGTCCACGGCTACCGAGGTAACCGATGGTCAGCAGGGTGATGAGGAACCAGGCCTGCGGGGCGCGGAAGATGTCCACCCCGACCGAGTTCTTGCCGACCAGGTAGGACGCCACCAGCACACCCGCCACGGACGCCAGGTAGATCCAGAACTCGGTCGTCTTGAACGAGCCCTTGGTCTCGGTGCCCGGCGCGGTCATCACCGGCTCCCGGTGCCCGTCGTGCATCATCGGCATCGGACGGGTCGGGCTCTCCTGCATCGCCGCGCGGTTGGCGGTGTCGGTCATCGGCCGGTTCATGGGCCTGGTGGATGCAGCCTGCGTGCTCATCTGGTCCTCCTCAGGATTTGATGAGTCGTTCTCTGCAACCCTCGCCCCGCTACCGCGTGTCGGCCACGGCACGGTTGGCGTTGATGGCGGGGGCACCCCCCGACTACCCCTGGCCCCGGAGCAGGTAACACCGCCTCCCGGCCGAATAGCAGCGGCTCCGGTGAACCGGACAGTGGGTCCGGTACCGGGCGGGCCCGGTTTGGCCGGGCGGGCCTCGGGCACGCATCAGCCGTCCCGAGAAGACTGCGAGGTGGTTGACGTGCGTGAGGACGACATCCGGCAGGACGCGGCCCGGCGGGCCGAGGAGCGGGTCGCCGGCGGCGTCTACGGCGAGGGTGCGCTCGACGAGGTCACCGTGCCGCA
This genomic window contains:
- a CDS encoding sporulation protein, whose protein sequence is MVFKKMLSAFGVGGPSVDTVLTNPNTRPGLTLDGHVNLVGGEAPASIEHIAVGLVTRVEIESGDTEYAGVMEFHRMPVSGAFELAPKQQLSIPFQLPVPWETPVTDVYGQRLHGMTMGLRTELAVARAVDKSDLDQVNVHPLPVHERILDAFQALGFRFKHADLERGHIRGVQQTLPFYQEIEFFAAPQYARTVNEVELTFVTSQQGVEVVLECDKRGGFLSSGHDTFGRYAVPHADAGRTDWVQVVDGWLRETTSRFGSMRGHGFAAPHGHHGRPGSGMGGMVAGAALGVAGGMVAGELIEDAFEGDFGDFGGDFE
- a CDS encoding DeoR/GlpR family DNA-binding transcription regulator → MLAQQRQSAILELIRQRGGVRVSHLVSRFGVSDMTIRRDLEALAERGLVDKVHGGATLAGPGSADEPGFAAKSIRQQDEKRAIAERAVELVEPGMAVALSAGTTTAALAARLAEVRGLTVVTNSIPVADVLYQSPRPDQTVVLTGGIRTPSDALTGPVAEAAIATLNVDLLFLGVHGMSPRTGFTTPNLLEAAVNRRLIAAARRLVVLADHTKWETIGIATIAPLAEADLLITDGGLPPEARRLVGEQVGELIVVEAG